The Cohnella abietis genome has a segment encoding these proteins:
- a CDS encoding primary-amine oxidase produces MTQKTVKLGNHPLEPLNVDEVVAAVQILKSQQQLTDADRFVSVALKEPRKEEVLNFNPTKTFDREAFITVLNREDNAVYEAIVSINRNVVVSWEHVPGVQPTIMLDEQLECELAVKQSLLFLDALDRLGIKTPELVMVDLWSPGNWGSEEDATLRLARPLCFLRNDEKDNGYARPLPLIPIVDLNKMEVIRVEEYEYTKIPSQEANYTPDRIGSLRTGIKPIEITQPEGPSFTINGHEVEWQDWKLRIGFNAREGLTLHTVSYNDQGRERPILYRAALSEMVVPYGDPGPIQNRKNAFDSGEYGIGQLANSLQLGCDCVGYIKYFDGVMANSKGELFVIPNAICMHEEDYGILWKHTNWRTNDVEVRRSRRLVISSISTVANYEYGFFWYLYQDGNIQFEVKLTGILSTAGLHPGEVPKYGTMIGSDLYAPNHQHFFNVRMDMTIDGNENSVYEVNVVPEEIGEGNPRENAFYAKSTLLETEKQAVRDIKLETARYWKIVNDNVKNDWGQSVGYKIVTGENGFPFASENSSLIKRAGFIKHHLWVTPYNEDEIYAAGNYPNQHIGGTGLSNWVEQDRPVANKDIVVWYTMGHTHIPRPEDWPVMPAAYIGFMLKPVGFFNQSPAINLPPSSTKKKGCSSELKTSSCHS; encoded by the coding sequence ATGACACAGAAAACCGTAAAGCTTGGTAATCATCCGTTGGAGCCGCTTAATGTTGATGAGGTTGTTGCAGCCGTCCAGATTCTAAAGAGCCAGCAGCAATTGACTGATGCTGACCGCTTTGTTTCAGTAGCACTGAAGGAGCCTAGAAAAGAAGAGGTATTGAACTTTAATCCTACAAAGACGTTTGACCGGGAAGCATTCATTACCGTATTGAATAGAGAAGATAACGCAGTCTACGAAGCAATAGTTTCTATAAACCGTAATGTCGTAGTGTCGTGGGAACACGTACCTGGTGTCCAGCCGACTATCATGTTGGATGAACAGCTCGAGTGTGAATTGGCGGTTAAGCAAAGCTTATTATTCCTTGATGCGTTAGATCGTTTGGGTATCAAGACACCGGAGCTTGTTATGGTTGATCTGTGGTCTCCTGGTAACTGGGGAAGTGAGGAGGACGCTACGCTGCGGCTGGCTCGTCCACTTTGTTTCCTCCGCAATGATGAGAAGGATAACGGTTATGCCCGTCCACTTCCTCTTATTCCGATTGTGGACTTAAATAAGATGGAGGTCATACGTGTAGAGGAATATGAGTATACAAAAATTCCTTCACAAGAAGCTAATTACACACCCGATAGAATAGGTTCGCTACGAACGGGTATCAAGCCGATAGAAATTACGCAACCCGAAGGTCCGAGCTTTACAATAAATGGTCATGAGGTGGAGTGGCAGGATTGGAAGCTAAGAATCGGCTTTAATGCTAGAGAAGGCCTAACCCTTCATACGGTTTCTTATAATGATCAAGGACGAGAGAGACCTATTCTTTATCGGGCGGCACTCTCGGAGATGGTCGTGCCTTATGGTGATCCGGGCCCCATTCAAAACCGGAAAAATGCATTCGACAGTGGGGAATACGGCATTGGTCAGCTTGCAAATAGCCTGCAGCTGGGGTGTGATTGCGTTGGATATATTAAATATTTTGATGGGGTTATGGCGAATAGCAAAGGGGAGCTGTTTGTCATTCCTAACGCCATCTGTATGCATGAGGAGGATTATGGGATTCTATGGAAGCATACGAATTGGCGGACAAACGATGTAGAGGTCAGACGCTCACGCCGACTGGTCATCTCTTCTATCTCAACTGTTGCCAATTATGAGTACGGCTTCTTTTGGTATCTATACCAAGACGGCAATATTCAATTCGAAGTTAAATTGACAGGCATTTTGTCTACGGCGGGCCTGCATCCGGGTGAAGTGCCTAAATATGGTACGATGATCGGCTCCGATTTGTATGCTCCTAATCATCAGCATTTCTTTAACGTTAGAATGGATATGACGATAGATGGCAATGAAAACTCCGTTTATGAAGTAAACGTGGTACCTGAAGAGATTGGTGAAGGGAATCCCCGTGAGAATGCATTTTATGCGAAATCTACATTGTTAGAAACGGAAAAACAAGCGGTTCGAGACATCAAGCTGGAAACGGCTCGTTACTGGAAAATTGTTAATGACAATGTGAAGAATGATTGGGGACAATCCGTTGGTTATAAAATTGTAACCGGTGAAAATGGCTTTCCGTTCGCCTCAGAAAATTCTAGCTTAATTAAACGAGCCGGCTTCATCAAACATCATCTTTGGGTTACGCCTTATAACGAAGATGAAATTTATGCAGCAGGAAATTATCCCAATCAGCATATCGGCGGGACCGGATTGTCCAATTGGGTGGAGCAGGACCGGCCCGTTGCGAATAAGGATATTGTCGTTTGGTATACGATGGGTCACACTCACATTCCGCGTCCTGAGGACTGGCCAGTGATGCCAGCAGCATACATTGGTTTTATGCTGAAGCCGGTGGGCTTCTTTAATCAAAGTCCTGCAATTAATCTTCCTCCTTCTTCAACTAAGAAAAAGGGTTGCAGCAGTGAATTAAAAACGAGCAGCTGTCATAGCTAA